Proteins encoded within one genomic window of Thermodesulfobacteriota bacterium:
- a CDS encoding LssY C-terminal domain-containing protein, whose amino-acid sequence MLSTFRAALIFITLLVLSGCAASYDPQPLGESTFLERAQTKSRDGLTVTTAVLSRDESEEIFGVDLAAKGVQPVWIDIENKSSVPYMFMPVALDPGYFSPNEVSWMNHFRFGRSANKKMDAVFDENAIELEFILPGHRRKGFVYTNLDPGVKFVNVTLYEVENTENFFFYFEVPGVTPDNEHVDFSSLYTDEEIIHVETEEELREALAALPCCTASEDGTGQGDPINVIFVGKPSDITAATIKRRWDVAEVEKKKFSMDLNKVFSTARYRTFPMSSLYTYGRRQDFSLQKSRAKTGSTYRQRNTLRVWLTPIRYKGMTVWAGAVSRDIGSDLRVRKYWFVAQEIDPNIDETRDYIVEDMVLSGNVYELGFIKGIPPATEDDPHTNLSGLPWWSDGKRAVLFFTDEPVQLDEMVILPWEDAEY is encoded by the coding sequence ATGCTGAGTACTTTCCGTGCTGCCTTAATATTCATAACGCTGCTCGTTCTTTCCGGGTGCGCCGCGTCATACGACCCCCAGCCGCTCGGGGAATCGACTTTCCTCGAAAGGGCGCAGACGAAGAGCCGGGACGGTCTTACCGTAACGACGGCGGTATTGAGCCGTGACGAGAGCGAGGAAATATTCGGCGTCGACCTCGCCGCCAAAGGCGTGCAGCCCGTATGGATAGATATTGAAAACAAATCGAGCGTGCCGTACATGTTCATGCCCGTAGCCCTCGACCCCGGCTATTTCTCGCCGAACGAGGTTTCGTGGATGAACCATTTCAGGTTCGGCCGCTCGGCGAACAAGAAAATGGACGCCGTGTTCGACGAGAACGCTATCGAGCTGGAATTCATACTGCCCGGCCACAGGCGTAAGGGATTCGTGTACACGAACCTCGACCCCGGCGTGAAATTCGTCAACGTTACGCTTTACGAGGTGGAGAATACGGAAAATTTCTTTTTCTACTTCGAGGTGCCCGGGGTAACTCCGGATAACGAGCACGTGGATTTTTCGTCTCTCTACACGGACGAGGAGATTATACACGTGGAGACGGAGGAAGAGCTCCGGGAAGCGCTCGCCGCGCTCCCGTGCTGCACCGCGAGTGAGGACGGTACGGGACAGGGCGATCCGATAAACGTTATTTTTGTCGGGAAGCCGAGCGACATAACGGCGGCTACTATCAAGCGAAGGTGGGACGTTGCGGAGGTCGAGAAAAAGAAATTCAGCATGGATTTGAACAAGGTGTTCTCGACGGCCAGATACAGGACTTTCCCGATGTCGAGCCTCTATACATACGGACGGAGGCAGGACTTCAGCCTCCAGAAGTCGCGAGCGAAAACGGGCTCAACGTACCGCCAGCGTAACACCCTCAGGGTGTGGCTCACCCCCATACGCTACAAGGGGATGACCGTATGGGCCGGCGCGGTAAGCCGCGACATAGGTTCCGATTTGAGAGTTAGAAAATACTGGTTCGTCGCCCAGGAGATAGATCCAAACATCGACGAGACGCGGGACTATATAGTGGAGGATATGGTGCTTTCCGGCAACGTCTACGAGCTAGGATTCATAAAGGGTATTCCTCCTGCGACCGAAGACGATCCCCACACTAATCTTTCGGGTCTCCCGTGGTGGTCCGACGGGAAGAGGGCGGTGCTCTTCTTCACAGACGAGCCGGTTCAGCTCGACGAAATGGTGATACTACCATGGGAGGACGCGGAGTATTGA
- a CDS encoding sigma-54 dependent transcriptional regulator — protein sequence MDKNRFKVLLVDDDAEFVDILRELLERSGYEAIPSYSGKEALEKVHEAPDIDLALVDLVMPLMDGYTLLEKLRELMPELPVIMVTGQGTVQNVVEAIKLGAKDFITKPFDKDVLLNKIDALRKTRELEDRVDNLKELLSDKYGFDSIVSSSRAMRLVFEKASAAAGSNAPVFIVGETGTGKELMAKAIHIKSQRAERPFIAVNCGAIPKELLESELFGYRKGAFTGAVRDHEGLFLAADKGTIFLDEIGEMPKDLQVRMLRVLEEYKVRPIGYTNEIPLDVRVIAASNHSIEDLKTKYLREDLFFRLAVIVIELPPLRERKTDIPLLLDYFLKRFNRKYGKSVGGFSEDAYSALYSYDFPGNIRELENLIESIVAVIPPAKTLISEKELKNHLLWSQPRTSEHQLLSLDKLEKFALEQALRESGGNKSKAAEMLGISRDTLYRKMKLFSLE from the coding sequence GTGGACAAAAACAGATTCAAGGTGTTGCTCGTAGACGACGACGCGGAATTCGTCGACATATTGAGGGAGCTTCTCGAACGGAGCGGATACGAGGCGATCCCGTCTTATTCCGGGAAGGAAGCGCTCGAAAAGGTGCACGAGGCCCCGGACATCGACCTCGCCCTCGTGGACCTCGTCATGCCGCTCATGGACGGTTATACGCTCCTCGAAAAGCTGAGGGAGCTCATGCCGGAGCTCCCGGTGATTATGGTGACGGGGCAGGGGACGGTGCAGAACGTCGTCGAGGCCATAAAGCTCGGGGCGAAGGATTTCATCACCAAGCCGTTCGACAAGGACGTTCTCCTGAACAAGATAGACGCGCTAAGGAAAACGCGCGAGCTCGAAGACAGGGTGGATAACCTGAAGGAGCTTCTTTCGGACAAGTACGGCTTCGACAGCATAGTCAGCAGCTCGAGGGCAATGAGGCTCGTCTTCGAGAAGGCGTCGGCCGCCGCTGGCAGCAATGCGCCCGTATTCATCGTGGGCGAGACCGGGACGGGAAAGGAGCTCATGGCGAAGGCCATACATATCAAGAGCCAGAGGGCGGAGAGGCCGTTTATCGCCGTCAACTGCGGGGCGATTCCGAAGGAGCTGCTCGAATCCGAGCTCTTCGGGTATCGGAAAGGGGCCTTTACGGGGGCCGTGAGGGACCACGAGGGGCTTTTTCTGGCGGCGGACAAGGGGACGATATTCCTCGACGAGATCGGGGAGATGCCGAAGGACCTCCAGGTGAGGATGCTGAGGGTCTTGGAGGAATATAAGGTGAGGCCCATAGGCTATACGAACGAGATACCGCTCGACGTGAGGGTTATTGCGGCAAGCAATCACTCTATAGAAGATTTGAAGACGAAGTATTTAAGGGAGGACCTCTTCTTCAGGCTGGCCGTCATCGTGATAGAGCTTCCGCCACTCAGGGAGCGGAAGACGGATATCCCGCTTTTGCTGGATTACTTCTTAAAGAGGTTCAACAGGAAATACGGGAAGAGCGTAGGCGGGTTTTCGGAGGACGCGTATTCGGCCCTTTATTCCTACGATTTCCCCGGCAATATAAGGGAGCTCGAAAATCTAATAGAGAGTATCGTCGCCGTAATCCCCCCTGCAAAGACCCTCATATCCGAAAAGGAGCTCAAGAACCATCTCCTCTGGAGCCAGCCCAGGACGTCTGAGCACCAGCTCCTCTCGCTCGACAAGCTGGAGAAGTTCGCACTGGAGCAGGCTCTCAGGGAATCGGGCGGGAACAAGTCGAAGGCCGCGGAGATGCTCGGGATTTCGAGGGACACGCTTTACAGGAAGATGAAGCTCTTCTCGCTCGAATGA
- the ccoS gene encoding cbb3-type cytochrome oxidase assembly protein CcoS, with protein sequence MNIIFLTLGVSITIAVIFLAAFVWATGKGQYDDLETPSHRMLLDDYESEDSHRKPKEDTDK encoded by the coding sequence TTGAACATAATTTTTCTTACGCTCGGAGTTTCAATAACGATAGCGGTAATTTTCCTTGCGGCATTCGTATGGGCGACGGGAAAGGGGCAGTACGACGACCTCGAGACCCCGAGCCACAGGATGCTTCTTGACGACTACGAATCCGAAGACTCACACCGGAAACCAAAGGAGGACACCGATAAATGA
- a CDS encoding GNAT family N-acetyltransferase: MKGYPKELVLRDKTTVVVRRIREEDADAVRRLFSRIPKSDLLMYKDDVTRREPLENWFLSQSYRKVEDLVAIRDGEVIAKGTLNTEGLFWPHAAEVKLVVDPEFRGKGLGSLMFNILLYEGLKRQFQKIIVRYLHDNTSFIKILNHYGFEPESVLNYYVVDEDTSDQKDLVVASYDLQTWERRFEYYTYI, translated from the coding sequence ATGAAAGGGTATCCAAAAGAACTGGTTCTAAGGGATAAGACGACCGTCGTTGTGAGGCGGATCCGGGAAGAGGACGCAGACGCCGTAAGGAGACTCTTTTCCAGGATACCGAAATCGGACCTGCTCATGTACAAGGACGACGTCACCAGGCGCGAGCCTCTCGAAAACTGGTTTCTCAGTCAGAGCTACAGGAAGGTCGAAGACCTGGTCGCAATCAGGGACGGCGAGGTAATTGCCAAGGGCACACTCAACACCGAGGGGCTGTTTTGGCCCCACGCGGCCGAGGTGAAGCTCGTGGTGGACCCCGAATTCCGAGGCAAGGGCCTCGGCTCGCTTATGTTCAACATCCTCCTTTACGAGGGCCTGAAAAGGCAATTTCAGAAAATAATCGTAAGATACCTTCACGATAATACGAGCTTCATAAAAATCCTCAACCATTACGGGTTCGAGCCCGAATCCGTCCTCAACTATTACGTGGTCGACGAGGACACCAGCGATCAGAAGGACCTTGTCGTTGCATCCTACGATCTTCAGACGTGGGAGAGGAGATTCGAGTACTATACCTATATCTAA
- the ccoG gene encoding cytochrome c oxidase accessory protein CcoG has translation MKVVDQRNLPQERPASMDETGKRVFIFPAQVEGVWRRRRTITEIFLVIFFLVLPWIKIGGHQALLLDIAERRFSVFGLTFWAHDAPLVFFILAFLTIGLAFVTAVWGRVWCGWACPQTVFIDGVFRRLEYLIIGSHIQQRNLARAPWDLKKFFKLGLLWTLFLVASLIIAHSFLAYFVGAEKLVDMTQHNPHENWTIFVAMAFITAVLLFDFGWFREQFCIIMCPYGKFQSTLMDDDSITVTYDSVRGEPRKGMVKPGEREGDCINCYKCVAVCPTGIDIRNGQQLECIGCTACIDACDEVMDKIEKPRGLIRYAAGNALKGIKTRLLRPRVAIYSVLLVAVVSALVFSVSRRQDLAVTVLRGKDTPFQVIQNPDGSEQVINHFKMSVKNQTFNDVTIKTALPEELKAKGAELVTQSDTINLGPGENLTVHFFVKFPRGLIGKGGTGAAPLELIDPASGEVKAREELHLVGPGAI, from the coding sequence ATGAAGGTAGTAGACCAGAGAAACCTCCCCCAGGAACGCCCGGCGTCGATGGACGAGACGGGAAAGAGGGTCTTCATATTCCCGGCGCAGGTCGAGGGCGTATGGAGGCGGAGAAGGACCATAACGGAAATCTTTCTCGTCATTTTTTTCCTCGTCCTCCCATGGATCAAGATCGGCGGCCACCAGGCGCTCCTTCTGGATATAGCCGAGAGGAGATTCTCCGTATTCGGCCTCACTTTCTGGGCCCACGACGCGCCTCTCGTATTCTTCATACTCGCGTTCCTCACGATCGGGCTCGCGTTCGTCACCGCGGTATGGGGAAGGGTATGGTGCGGCTGGGCGTGCCCCCAGACGGTCTTCATCGACGGGGTCTTCAGGCGTCTCGAATACCTCATAATCGGGAGCCACATCCAGCAGCGTAACCTCGCCAGGGCCCCGTGGGACTTAAAGAAGTTCTTCAAGCTCGGCCTTCTCTGGACGCTCTTTCTCGTTGCGAGCCTTATAATCGCCCACAGCTTCCTCGCCTATTTCGTAGGGGCCGAAAAGCTCGTCGACATGACTCAGCACAACCCGCACGAGAACTGGACGATCTTCGTCGCCATGGCGTTCATAACGGCCGTGCTGCTGTTCGACTTCGGCTGGTTCAGGGAGCAGTTCTGCATAATCATGTGCCCCTACGGCAAATTCCAGTCGACGCTCATGGACGACGACTCCATAACCGTGACATACGACTCCGTGCGCGGCGAGCCGAGGAAAGGGATGGTCAAGCCGGGCGAGAGGGAGGGCGACTGTATAAACTGCTACAAGTGCGTCGCCGTCTGCCCGACGGGTATAGACATAAGGAACGGGCAGCAGCTCGAATGCATAGGATGCACGGCCTGCATCGACGCCTGCGACGAGGTCATGGACAAGATAGAAAAACCCCGCGGCCTCATAAGATACGCAGCCGGCAACGCGCTCAAAGGTATAAAGACCCGCCTCCTGAGGCCGCGCGTCGCCATCTATTCCGTCCTCCTCGTGGCGGTCGTATCGGCGCTCGTATTCTCGGTTTCGAGACGGCAGGACCTGGCCGTTACGGTCCTGAGGGGCAAGGACACACCGTTTCAGGTGATACAGAATCCGGACGGCTCCGAGCAAGTGATAAACCACTTCAAGATGAGCGTAAAGAACCAGACCTTCAACGACGTCACGATAAAGACGGCGCTTCCCGAAGAGCTCAAGGCGAAGGGAGCCGAGCTCGTCACGCAGAGCGACACCATAAACCTCGGGCCGGGCGAGAACCTCACTGTCCACTTCTTCGTCAAGTTCCCCAGGGGCCTCATTGGTAAAGGCGGCACAGGCGCCGCGCCTCTTGAGCTCATCGACCCGGCGAGCGGCGAGGTCAAGGCGAGAGAGGAGCTCCACCTCGTCGGGCCGGGCGCAATCTAG
- a CDS encoding cbb3-type cytochrome c oxidase N-terminal domain-containing protein: MTEKDKLIKDHDYDGIHELDNPLPRWWLLTFYITIVFAVIYFAYYQILGGPDSDQRLAAEMGRIRAEQAKVTEAAKEEMATRDYAALATNQEVLDKGKAEFMLKCMACHGDKGQGLIGPNFTDDYWIHGDGTVPAILKVMNDGVPDKGMPPWKGLIPPDLQEDVAVYIYSLHGSNPPGAKAPQGEKVERGGDKEEHEGDEEGHE, translated from the coding sequence ATGACGGAGAAGGATAAACTCATAAAGGACCACGATTACGACGGCATACACGAGCTCGACAATCCCCTGCCCCGCTGGTGGCTCCTGACGTTTTACATAACGATCGTGTTCGCGGTCATATACTTCGCCTACTACCAGATACTCGGCGGGCCGGATTCCGACCAGCGGCTGGCCGCCGAGATGGGCCGCATCAGGGCCGAGCAGGCGAAGGTCACCGAAGCCGCAAAGGAAGAAATGGCGACCAGGGACTATGCCGCGCTCGCGACCAATCAGGAAGTCCTCGACAAGGGCAAGGCCGAATTCATGCTGAAGTGCATGGCCTGCCACGGGGACAAGGGGCAGGGTCTCATCGGCCCCAACTTCACCGACGACTACTGGATCCACGGGGACGGCACGGTGCCCGCGATCCTCAAGGTCATGAACGACGGCGTTCCCGACAAGGGCATGCCGCCGTGGAAGGGGCTCATACCCCCCGACCTCCAGGAGGACGTCGCCGTGTACATATACAGTCTCCACGGATCGAACCCGCCCGGGGCCAAGGCTCCCCAGGGAGAGAAGGTAGAACGCGGCGGAGATAAAGAAGAGCACGAAGGAGACGAGGAAGGACACGAATGA
- the ccoN gene encoding cytochrome-c oxidase, cbb3-type subunit I: MSSVTAGNAAMTEKIFYDDVIVRKFLTATIFWGAAAFIVGLLAALQLAYWPANMDLSWLTFGRIRPLHTNAAIFAFGGNIIFAGMYHSTQRLLKTRMYSDALSNIHFWGWQLIIVGALITLPLGYSHGKEYAELEWPLDVAIAVVWVIFAVNYFGTIAIRRVKHLYVAIWFYIATIITVAVLHIVNSIEIPVAFLKSYPVYAGAQDALVQWWYGHNAVAFFLTTPFLGLMYYYVPKAANRPIYSYKLSIIHFWSLVFIYIWAGPHHLLNTSLPDWAQTLGMIFSLMLWAPSWGGMINGLLTLRGAWDKVRTDPILKFLAVAVTFYGMSTFEGPLLSIKSVSSLAHYTDWIIGHVHGGTLGWNGFLTFGVIYYLVPKLWHRDMYSVRLMNWHFWIGLLGILLYYISMWASGITQGLMWMAIGENGQLVYPDFVETVMRIVPLYYVRFIGGALYLTGFLLLIYNVLMTVKTAPKTDKAAAAATVDTMDPSEMGKGHRKLEAMSAIFTVLMFIAIAVGSVIEIIPTLSMYKYLPAAEKTEPYTPLELAGRDIYVREGCYVCHSQMIRKLPFDVLRYGDSSTLGESMYDRPFQWGSKRTGPDLARVGGKYPDMWHLRHMIDPRAITPKSIMPAYPWLASSKLDYTILRKKFSVMRMLGVPYTDDEVANADINAEKQAAVIYEGLLEQDDSLKSIKDTEMIALIAYLQSLGKKSPEGVASSNR, encoded by the coding sequence ATGAGCTCTGTAACGGCGGGGAACGCCGCCATGACCGAGAAGATATTTTACGACGACGTCATAGTCAGGAAATTCCTCACGGCCACTATATTCTGGGGAGCGGCCGCCTTCATAGTGGGCCTCCTGGCCGCGCTCCAGCTCGCCTACTGGCCGGCCAACATGGACCTTTCCTGGCTGACGTTCGGCAGGATACGCCCCCTTCACACGAACGCGGCGATATTCGCGTTCGGGGGCAACATCATATTCGCCGGCATGTACCACTCGACCCAACGGCTGCTTAAAACGCGTATGTATTCCGACGCCCTCAGCAACATCCACTTCTGGGGCTGGCAGCTCATAATAGTGGGCGCGCTCATCACGCTCCCCTTGGGATATTCGCACGGAAAGGAATACGCCGAGCTCGAATGGCCGCTCGACGTCGCCATAGCCGTCGTCTGGGTCATCTTCGCCGTAAACTACTTCGGCACGATAGCGATAAGGCGCGTGAAGCACCTCTACGTCGCGATATGGTTCTACATCGCGACGATCATAACGGTCGCCGTCCTTCACATCGTGAACTCGATAGAGATACCGGTAGCTTTTCTGAAGAGCTACCCCGTATACGCCGGCGCGCAGGACGCGCTGGTCCAGTGGTGGTACGGCCACAACGCCGTCGCGTTCTTCCTCACGACACCGTTCCTCGGGCTCATGTACTACTACGTGCCCAAGGCAGCCAACAGGCCGATATACAGCTACAAGCTCTCGATAATTCACTTCTGGTCCCTCGTCTTCATATACATATGGGCCGGCCCGCACCACCTCTTGAACACCTCCCTTCCCGACTGGGCGCAGACGCTCGGCATGATATTCAGTCTCATGCTCTGGGCGCCGAGCTGGGGCGGCATGATAAACGGCCTCCTCACGCTGAGAGGCGCCTGGGACAAGGTCAGGACGGACCCGATCCTGAAATTCCTGGCCGTCGCCGTCACGTTCTACGGTATGTCCACGTTCGAGGGCCCGCTCCTGTCCATTAAATCCGTGAGCTCGCTCGCGCACTACACCGACTGGATCATCGGCCACGTGCACGGCGGGACTCTCGGCTGGAACGGCTTTTTGACTTTCGGCGTCATCTACTACCTCGTGCCCAAGCTCTGGCACAGGGACATGTACAGCGTCCGCCTCATGAACTGGCATTTCTGGATAGGCCTCCTCGGCATCCTGCTCTACTACATTTCGATGTGGGCGAGCGGCATCACCCAGGGGCTCATGTGGATGGCCATAGGCGAAAACGGGCAGCTCGTTTACCCCGACTTCGTCGAGACGGTGATGCGCATAGTGCCCCTCTACTACGTCAGGTTCATAGGCGGGGCCCTTTACCTTACGGGCTTCCTCCTCCTCATCTATAACGTATTGATGACGGTCAAGACCGCGCCGAAGACCGACAAGGCGGCCGCGGCGGCGACAGTCGATACGATGGACCCGAGCGAGATGGGCAAGGGGCACAGGAAGCTCGAAGCCATGAGCGCCATATTCACGGTGCTCATGTTCATAGCCATAGCCGTGGGATCGGTAATCGAGATAATACCCACGCTCTCCATGTACAAATACCTCCCGGCCGCGGAGAAGACCGAGCCCTACACGCCGCTCGAGCTCGCGGGAAGGGACATTTACGTAAGGGAAGGCTGCTACGTGTGCCATTCCCAGATGATAAGGAAGCTTCCCTTCGACGTCCTCAGGTACGGCGACAGCTCGACGCTCGGCGAATCGATGTACGACAGGCCGTTCCAGTGGGGCTCCAAGCGGACGGGGCCCGACCTCGCCCGCGTCGGCGGTAAGTACCCCGACATGTGGCACCTCCGGCACATGATCGACCCGAGGGCCATCACACCGAAATCCATCATGCCGGCCTACCCGTGGCTCGCGTCAAGCAAGCTCGACTACACGATTCTCAGGAAGAAATTCAGCGTCATGAGAATGCTCGGGGTCCCCTACACGGACGACGAGGTAGCCAACGCCGACATCAACGCCGAGAAGCAGGCCGCCGTCATCTACGAAGGCCTTCTGGAGCAGGACGATTCCCTCAAGTCCATAAAAGACACCGAGATGATAGCGCTCATAGCCTATCTCCAGAGCCTCGGCAAAAAAAGTCCCGAGGGGGTGGCATCATCAAACAGATAG
- a CDS encoding PAS domain S-box protein, whose product MSASVKKVKKEPVSAIAGQEGKAQPADGGTGTDEELLEKNYSLIVESVPSGIVMTNHRGKILFVNSLVNKMFGYEPGELVGETIEVLVPERFRRIHTEFRYSYQASPSTRPMGRGRELFACRKDGTEFPVEIGLNPVQTKTGMVVLSTIVDITDRKLVEKLVREGDEKFRRVLDNTSDAVLVFDSSGRVETTNRAGLELFAGDGGQINEIWEIITPERRQRFANLLERVREGAAIVDHETEMLKKSGGRVPVSISLVYMEQGGGRFIETVRDISARIAMRNKIVELEKAQIVGRMAEGFAHHMGTPLASMLLRVQMLKDDMKEIPECGEIGEKLDSIERQILYGQKVIQRLLRFVSNPRSEKAPENLSEILTESLDMVRPLLRKHGITAETDTDPGLVILSDPNLLHLVFSDAVMNAVDAMPGGGKLTITANGEEVPGFAVVRIEDTGTGIPREVIPFVFDPFFTTKPTGVGTGLGLSVAKRVITDHGGEVSIKSKEGKGTTLLIKLPIHGEKEL is encoded by the coding sequence ATGAGCGCAAGCGTAAAAAAGGTGAAAAAGGAGCCTGTATCCGCGATCGCGGGGCAGGAGGGGAAGGCGCAGCCGGCGGACGGGGGCACGGGGACCGACGAAGAGCTCCTGGAGAAGAATTACAGCCTGATAGTGGAATCGGTGCCGAGCGGCATCGTTATGACGAACCACAGGGGAAAGATACTGTTCGTAAATTCCCTCGTAAACAAGATGTTCGGGTACGAGCCCGGGGAGCTGGTCGGCGAGACCATAGAAGTGCTCGTTCCCGAGCGCTTCAGGAGGATACACACCGAGTTCAGGTATTCGTACCAGGCATCTCCGAGCACCCGTCCGATGGGCAGGGGGAGGGAGCTTTTCGCCTGCCGGAAAGACGGGACGGAGTTCCCCGTCGAGATCGGGCTCAATCCCGTGCAGACGAAAACGGGAATGGTCGTTCTCAGCACCATCGTGGACATTACCGACAGGAAGCTTGTCGAGAAGCTGGTAAGGGAAGGGGACGAGAAGTTCCGCCGGGTGTTGGATAATACGTCCGACGCGGTGCTGGTGTTCGATTCGTCGGGAAGGGTGGAGACGACGAACAGGGCCGGTCTCGAGCTCTTTGCGGGCGATGGCGGCCAGATAAATGAAATCTGGGAAATTATAACCCCGGAGAGAAGACAGCGTTTTGCTAATCTTCTCGAGCGTGTCAGGGAAGGCGCCGCTATAGTGGACCACGAAACGGAGATGTTGAAAAAGAGCGGGGGGCGCGTGCCCGTGAGCATAAGCCTCGTATACATGGAGCAGGGCGGGGGGAGGTTCATCGAAACCGTCAGGGACATATCCGCCAGGATCGCTATGAGGAACAAAATCGTCGAGCTCGAAAAGGCGCAGATAGTCGGCAGGATGGCCGAGGGGTTCGCCCATCACATGGGCACCCCGCTCGCGTCGATGCTGCTCCGTGTTCAGATGCTGAAAGACGACATGAAGGAGATTCCCGAGTGCGGAGAAATCGGTGAGAAGCTGGATTCGATAGAAAGGCAGATACTCTACGGCCAGAAGGTGATACAGAGGCTTTTACGGTTCGTCAGCAACCCCCGGAGCGAAAAGGCCCCCGAGAACCTCTCGGAGATTCTGACCGAATCGCTCGATATGGTGCGGCCGCTTTTACGAAAGCACGGTATAACGGCTGAAACGGATACGGACCCCGGTCTCGTGATTCTGTCTGATCCGAATCTCCTCCATCTCGTTTTCAGCGATGCCGTGATGAACGCCGTCGACGCCATGCCCGGGGGCGGGAAGCTCACTATTACGGCGAACGGGGAAGAAGTCCCGGGATTCGCCGTGGTGCGTATAGAGGATACGGGCACCGGCATACCGAGGGAGGTTATACCGTTTGTCTTCGACCCGTTTTTCACCACGAAGCCGACCGGCGTCGGAACCGGCCTCGGGCTTTCCGTTGCGAAGCGCGTCATAACCGACCACGGCGGAGAGGTTTCGATCAAAAGCAAGGAAGGGAAGGGGACCACGCTGCTTATTAAACTGCCCATACACGGGGAGAAGGAGTTATAG
- a CDS encoding LssY C-terminal domain-containing protein, with protein sequence MRAVKIFLAILTLSLPAIIAGCSPYCGTQPDDESVFGAPAAKGCKVYSPSGDPLREVPFITRGETQSEDGITVTAAVPSDQENEQIFGFDLGGKGIQPVWIEVRNDTDKPVTLVYVAMDPEYFSPNEAAYTNHGFANPANEEITEYFNYQSSSREIPPGGEITGFFYAEWDPGVKYVNVSVYGENRYHNFMFYFEIPGIKLDYQRVDWDKIYKKNEYVNYETEEELRQALESFPCCATRKDGTGENDAINFFVVGDTDDIVASFIRRGWDVTEPITAGSGWKAFKAYFSGARYRTSPMSSVYVFKRAQDIGLQKARSSIHERNHLRLWLMPVRYRGMDVWAGSVSRDVGSYMTFRTPWLSAHAIDPDLDEARTYLEQDLLFSGGVKKFGYVKGIRPSTPDDPHWNFMKQPWWTDGYRAVFLFGDDLTSLNEIEIFEWEWAGENSEEVIEYLKGAGAARRNAGESSRPTAGNNHEAK encoded by the coding sequence ATGAGAGCAGTGAAGATATTTCTTGCCATTCTCACCCTTTCGCTGCCTGCGATAATCGCCGGGTGCTCGCCATACTGCGGCACTCAGCCGGACGACGAGTCGGTTTTCGGCGCCCCGGCGGCCAAGGGCTGCAAGGTGTATTCGCCTTCCGGCGATCCGCTTAGGGAAGTTCCTTTTATTACAAGGGGCGAGACGCAGTCCGAGGACGGCATTACGGTTACCGCGGCAGTGCCAAGCGATCAGGAGAACGAGCAGATTTTCGGGTTCGACCTCGGAGGAAAAGGGATTCAGCCGGTGTGGATCGAGGTCAGGAACGATACCGACAAGCCGGTTACCCTGGTTTATGTAGCCATGGACCCCGAATATTTCTCGCCTAACGAGGCGGCCTATACGAATCACGGTTTCGCGAATCCTGCGAATGAGGAAATCACGGAGTATTTCAACTATCAGAGCTCGAGCAGAGAAATACCTCCCGGCGGAGAGATTACAGGCTTCTTTTACGCCGAGTGGGATCCGGGCGTTAAATATGTGAACGTCAGTGTTTACGGCGAAAACCGCTACCACAATTTCATGTTCTATTTCGAAATTCCCGGTATCAAGCTGGATTACCAACGCGTGGACTGGGATAAAATTTATAAGAAAAACGAGTACGTGAACTACGAGACGGAAGAGGAGCTGAGACAAGCTCTCGAAAGCTTTCCATGTTGCGCGACAAGAAAGGACGGCACGGGCGAAAACGACGCGATCAATTTCTTCGTCGTCGGTGATACGGACGATATAGTGGCGTCGTTCATAAGGCGCGGCTGGGACGTTACGGAGCCGATAACCGCCGGCTCCGGCTGGAAAGCGTTCAAGGCGTATTTCAGCGGTGCGAGGTACAGGACTTCCCCCATGAGCAGCGTATATGTATTCAAGCGCGCACAGGACATAGGGCTCCAGAAGGCGCGCTCGAGCATACACGAGCGGAACCATCTCAGGCTCTGGCTCATGCCCGTAAGATACAGGGGCATGGACGTATGGGCAGGCTCCGTGAGCAGGGATGTAGGGTCTTACATGACGTTCAGGACTCCGTGGTTATCGGCACACGCCATAGACCCCGACCTCGACGAGGCCAGGACCTATCTGGAGCAGGATCTTCTCTTTTCGGGCGGTGTGAAGAAGTTCGGTTACGTAAAGGGGATAAGGCCGTCCACACCCGACGACCCGCACTGGAATTTCATGAAGCAGCCATGGTGGACGGACGGATACCGTGCGGTTTTTCTCTTCGGAGACGATCTCACGAGCCTGAATGAAATAGAAATCTTCGAGTGGGAATGGGCCGGCGAGAACAGCGAAGAGGTCATCGAGTATCTTAAGGGTGCGGGGGCGGCAAGGAGGAATGCCGGGGAATCGTCTCGGCCGACTGCCGGGAATAACCACGAAGCAAAATAG